From the genome of Camelus dromedarius isolate mCamDro1 chromosome 19, mCamDro1.pat, whole genome shotgun sequence, one region includes:
- the AIF1 gene encoding allograft inflammatory factor 1 isoform X2 gives MSQIRDLQGGKAFGLLKAQQEERLNEINKQFLDDPKFSSDEDLPSKLEAFKKKYMEFDLNGNGDIDIMSLKQMLEKLGVPKTHLELKKLIREVSSGSGETFSYSDFLKMMLGKRSAILKMILMYEEKAREQEKPTGPPAKKAISELP, from the exons ATGAGCCAAATCAGGGATTTACAGG GAGGAAAAGCCTTTGGACTGCTGAAGGCCCAGCAGGAAGAGAGACTCAATGAAATCAACAAG CAATTCCTGGATGATCCCAAATTTAGCAGTGACGAGGACCTGCCTTCCAAGCTGGAAGCCTTCAAGA AGAAATACATGGAGTTTGACCTGAATGGAAATGGAGATATCG ATATCATGTCCCTGAAGCAAATGCTGGAGAAACTTGGGGTCCCCAAGACCCACCTGGAGCTAAAGAAATTAATCCGGGAGGTATCCAGTGGCTCTGGGGAGACTTTCAGCTACTCTGACTTTCTCAAGATGATGTTGGGCAAGAGATCTGCCATCCTAAAAAT GATCCTTATGTATGAAGAGAAGGCGAGAGAACAGGAGAAGCCAACGGGTCCCCCAGCCAAGAAAGCTATCTCCGAGTTGCCCTGA
- the AIF1 gene encoding allograft inflammatory factor 1 isoform X1, which translates to MSEGVPVDKENLSSEALRPLDHPAAGLQLSLQGGGSCNKEKSRGGKAFGLLKAQQEERLNEINKQFLDDPKFSSDEDLPSKLEAFKKKYMEFDLNGNGDIDIMSLKQMLEKLGVPKTHLELKKLIREVSSGSGETFSYSDFLKMMLGKRSAILKMILMYEEKAREQEKPTGPPAKKAISELP; encoded by the exons ATGTCAGAGGGCGTTCCTGTTGACAAGGAGAACCTGAGCAGTGAG GCACTGAGACCACTGGACCATCCAGCTGCAGGGTTGCAGCTTTCTCttcagggaggaggcagctgcaaTAAAGAGAAGTCAAGAG GAGGAAAAGCCTTTGGACTGCTGAAGGCCCAGCAGGAAGAGAGACTCAATGAAATCAACAAG CAATTCCTGGATGATCCCAAATTTAGCAGTGACGAGGACCTGCCTTCCAAGCTGGAAGCCTTCAAGA AGAAATACATGGAGTTTGACCTGAATGGAAATGGAGATATCG ATATCATGTCCCTGAAGCAAATGCTGGAGAAACTTGGGGTCCCCAAGACCCACCTGGAGCTAAAGAAATTAATCCGGGAGGTATCCAGTGGCTCTGGGGAGACTTTCAGCTACTCTGACTTTCTCAAGATGATGTTGGGCAAGAGATCTGCCATCCTAAAAAT GATCCTTATGTATGAAGAGAAGGCGAGAGAACAGGAGAAGCCAACGGGTCCCCCAGCCAAGAAAGCTATCTCCGAGTTGCCCTGA